The following coding sequences lie in one Terriglobales bacterium genomic window:
- a CDS encoding DUF1569 domain-containing protein → MHPFLQRARDEIESATAGLTPTQLAFAPAEGKWCCGQILEHLSIAYDGTARLLSKVVAGGPRATPPTMKQRLSTIVVGDLGYFPSGRKAPEGTLPTGIAPEVALRNALDSIVRMDAVLAECEEKYGSRRKIADHPVLGALNVKQWRRFHWVHTRHHMRQVRGLREMQRVHSS, encoded by the coding sequence ATGCATCCGTTTCTGCAGCGTGCGCGCGACGAAATCGAGTCGGCCACCGCCGGACTCACCCCAACGCAGCTCGCCTTTGCGCCGGCGGAAGGGAAGTGGTGCTGCGGCCAGATCCTGGAGCACCTCTCCATCGCTTACGACGGGACGGCGCGCCTGCTGTCGAAGGTCGTCGCCGGCGGACCGCGCGCAACGCCGCCGACGATGAAGCAGCGCTTGTCCACCATCGTGGTCGGCGACCTCGGATATTTCCCTTCGGGCCGCAAAGCTCCGGAAGGGACGCTGCCCACGGGCATCGCGCCGGAAGTCGCGCTCCGGAACGCGCTGGACTCCATCGTCCGCATGGACGCGGTGCTGGCCGAATGTGAAGAGAAGTACGGCTCGCGCCGAAAGATCGCCGACCATCCGGTGCTGGGCGCGCTGAACGTAAAGCAGTGGCGCCGCTTCCACTGGGTGCACACGCGCCACCACATGCGGCAGGTGCGAGGTCTGCGGGAGATGCAGCGGGTCCACTCGAGCTAA
- a CDS encoding BON domain-containing protein yields MKANRSLKVGIVVLAVAVMLATAGCSQLLSRSDAQIAGDVQSRINSDAALTSKQITVTSGNGVVTLSGTVASDSERSAAAADAATVRGVKTVVNNLQVGPAVAQAAPAPEPVPVEAARPARTRMTPKPVAHHSTPRYQEPAPSRVREYNDTTSPSSAPVMAANVAPAAPLPPPPPARVSIPPGTLLTVRLVDSIDTSRNKAGDVFKGTLDAPIVVDDKVVVPADADVIGRVVELHDAGHYAGQPLITIELTRLIVNGQPYDLRTDYYSREGHSRGKRTAATVGGGAALGAIIGGIAGGGKGAAIGAAAGAGAGTAAGGLTKAEVIRLDSETVVDFRLQSSLSVTPVSVSNRNASRQRVEQ; encoded by the coding sequence ATGAAAGCGAACCGATCGCTGAAGGTTGGCATTGTGGTACTGGCCGTGGCAGTCATGCTGGCAACCGCCGGATGCAGCCAGTTGCTTTCGCGCAGCGACGCGCAGATCGCCGGCGACGTGCAAAGCAGAATCAATTCCGACGCCGCGCTGACGAGCAAGCAGATTACGGTCACCTCAGGCAACGGCGTGGTCACGCTGTCGGGCACGGTCGCCAGCGACAGCGAGCGGTCAGCGGCTGCCGCCGACGCCGCGACTGTCCGCGGTGTGAAGACCGTGGTGAACAACCTCCAGGTTGGCCCGGCGGTGGCGCAGGCTGCTCCCGCGCCGGAACCCGTGCCGGTGGAGGCCGCTCGCCCCGCCCGCACCCGCATGACCCCTAAGCCGGTGGCGCACCACAGCACGCCGCGCTACCAGGAGCCCGCCCCTTCGCGTGTCCGCGAGTACAACGACACGACGTCCCCGAGTTCGGCTCCGGTCATGGCGGCAAACGTGGCGCCGGCTGCTCCACTTCCGCCTCCTCCGCCCGCCCGGGTTTCGATTCCTCCGGGAACGCTGCTCACGGTGCGGCTGGTTGATTCCATTGACACGTCGCGCAACAAGGCCGGCGACGTCTTCAAGGGCACGCTCGATGCTCCGATCGTGGTGGACGACAAAGTCGTCGTCCCCGCCGACGCGGACGTGATCGGACGCGTGGTCGAGCTGCATGACGCCGGACACTATGCCGGCCAGCCGCTCATCACGATTGAACTCACTCGGCTCATCGTGAACGGCCAGCCTTACGACCTGCGCACTGACTACTACTCGCGCGAAGGGCATTCGCGCGGCAAGCGCACCGCGGCCACGGTTGGCGGCGGCGCGGCGCTGGGCGCCATCATTGGCGGCATCGCCGGCGGCGGCAAGGGCGCCGCCATCGGCGCGGCTGCCGGCGCAGGCGCGGGCACCGCGGCCGGCGGCCTGACCAAGGCCGAAGTCATCCGGCTGGATTCGGAAACGGTGGTTGACTTCCGGCTGCAGTCATCGCTTTCGGTGACGCCTGTGTCGGTCTCCAACCGCAACGCCTCGCGGCAGCGGGTTGAGCAGTAA
- a CDS encoding complex I NDUFA9 subunit family protein: MRVFLTGGTGFVGSHMLPRLARENHIIRMLARDPARAAAAVPDAIKAQVEIAAGDVVTGSGLQAAVEGCDAVIHLVGIIMEVGGATFEKSHHQATRNVLAAAQNSATVRRFVQMSALGARENGVSAYQITKWKAEEAVRSGGIPFVILRPSIIFGPRDGFVNQMVQVMRTAPLIRPVPGHGRYPFRPIYVDNVVDCFVQSLSNDAALGKTIELVGPEALTLEQMLAEIARCIGVKKPALKVPFPIMYMNAAIMGLVLPRPPVTTDQLRMLREGSTADPAPMMATFKVDLVGFRQGLKKYLCKA, translated from the coding sequence GTGCGCGTGTTCCTCACCGGCGGCACCGGCTTCGTCGGCAGCCACATGCTGCCGCGGCTGGCGCGCGAGAACCACATCATCAGGATGCTGGCGCGCGACCCGGCGCGTGCCGCCGCCGCCGTGCCGGATGCGATCAAGGCACAGGTGGAGATCGCCGCCGGTGACGTGGTCACCGGCTCCGGACTCCAGGCCGCCGTCGAGGGCTGCGATGCCGTCATTCACCTGGTCGGCATCATCATGGAAGTCGGCGGGGCGACGTTTGAGAAGTCGCACCACCAGGCAACGCGCAACGTGCTGGCGGCGGCGCAGAATTCGGCAACCGTCCGGCGCTTCGTGCAGATGTCGGCGCTGGGCGCCCGCGAAAACGGCGTCAGCGCCTACCAGATTACGAAGTGGAAGGCCGAAGAAGCGGTCCGCTCCGGCGGGATTCCCTTCGTCATTCTTCGCCCGTCGATCATCTTCGGTCCGCGCGACGGCTTCGTGAACCAGATGGTGCAGGTCATGCGCACCGCGCCGCTCATCCGGCCGGTCCCCGGGCACGGGCGTTACCCGTTTCGCCCGATCTACGTCGACAACGTGGTGGACTGCTTCGTGCAATCGCTCTCCAACGACGCAGCGCTCGGCAAGACGATCGAATTGGTCGGCCCGGAGGCATTGACGCTCGAGCAGATGCTGGCTGAGATCGCGCGCTGCATCGGCGTGAAGAAGCCGGCGCTCAAGGTGCCGTTTCCCATCATGTACATGAACGCCGCGATCATGGGTCTCGTGCTGCCGCGTCCGCCGGTGACCACCGACCAGTTGCGCATGCTGCGCGAGGGCTCCACGGCGGACCCTGCGCCCATGATGGCCACCTTCAAGGTCGATCTGGTCGGCTTCCGGCAGGGCCTGAAAAAGTATCTGTGCAAGGCCTGA
- a CDS encoding potassium channel protein, with the protein MNLRQRLAMAAVLLVGVLTIAVTGYIALGRDVSLLNAFYMAVITIAGVGYGEIIPTEHNPALRLFNMFVVVVGVTITVYVFSVVTAFLVEGDIRNLFWRRKMQKRINELRDHFIVCGLGITGHWALDELHRTRTPCVVVELHEEKIQAYRERAGRSSEEVLYVLGDATDETTLDQAGIERARGMIVAMNGDKDNLVTTVMARQKNPGMRIVARCTDPKFAERMQRAGANATVSPNRIGGLRLASEALRPHVVGFLDLMLKEHSRTLRIEEIAVGQAWAGNTMQELDLRRKYNLLALAVKERAAGEQQFLPNPPDELRVQNGTVIIVMGDVSDLHRARHDSGGAKQAAV; encoded by the coding sequence ATGAACCTGCGACAGCGGCTGGCCATGGCGGCGGTCCTGCTGGTCGGCGTGCTGACCATCGCCGTGACCGGATACATCGCCCTGGGACGCGACGTTTCCCTGCTCAACGCCTTCTACATGGCCGTCATCACCATTGCCGGCGTCGGCTACGGCGAAATCATCCCCACCGAGCACAATCCCGCGCTGCGGCTGTTCAACATGTTCGTGGTGGTCGTGGGCGTGACCATCACCGTCTACGTGTTCTCGGTGGTGACGGCTTTCCTGGTGGAAGGCGATATCCGCAATCTCTTCTGGAGACGCAAAATGCAGAAGCGCATCAACGAGCTCCGCGACCACTTCATCGTGTGCGGGCTGGGCATCACCGGACACTGGGCGCTCGACGAGTTGCACCGCACGCGCACGCCCTGCGTCGTCGTGGAACTGCACGAGGAGAAAATCCAGGCCTATCGCGAACGGGCCGGGCGCAGTTCCGAAGAGGTGCTGTACGTCCTCGGCGACGCCACCGACGAAACCACGCTCGACCAGGCGGGCATCGAGCGGGCGCGCGGCATGATCGTGGCCATGAACGGCGACAAAGACAACCTGGTCACCACGGTGATGGCGCGCCAGAAGAACCCCGGCATGCGCATCGTGGCGCGCTGCACCGATCCCAAGTTCGCCGAGCGCATGCAGCGCGCTGGCGCGAACGCCACGGTCTCACCCAACCGCATCGGCGGGCTGCGCCTGGCCAGCGAAGCGCTGCGGCCGCACGTGGTCGGCTTCCTCGACCTCATGCTCAAGGAGCATTCCCGCACCCTGCGCATCGAAGAAATTGCCGTCGGCCAGGCGTGGGCGGGAAACACGATGCAGGAGCTGGACCTTCGCCGCAAATACAACCTGCTGGCATTGGCAGTGAAGGAGCGCGCGGCGGGCGAACAGCAGTTCCTGCCGAACCCGCCCGACGAGCTGCGCGTGCAGAATGGCACGGTGATCATCGTGATGGGCGACGTCAGCGATCTGCACCGCGCTCGCCATGATTCCGGCGGAGCCAAGCAGGCAGCCGTCTGA
- a CDS encoding tetratricopeptide repeat protein, whose translation MLRALTVLLLLAALVFPTSAMAQLPAQSRPQPGPNAPAPRSDQGSRTSTDPGTSSSRDTIIDLSPPPGDHPSAPPDDVGELHPYDPHRAAKNVEVGEYYYSQKNYPAALSRFQEALEWKANDAVATYRLAQTYEKLGQNDDAVKNYTAYLGILPRGEFAEDARKSLARLGAPVPPVPPPGAKETAAGQQSQDGDPNKKSMGKRLKEQFGSDWCVHVATAQGCSKKPPIKN comes from the coding sequence ATGCTCCGCGCTCTGACCGTCCTGCTGCTGCTCGCGGCCCTGGTGTTCCCGACCAGCGCCATGGCCCAGCTGCCGGCCCAGTCGCGGCCGCAGCCCGGTCCTAACGCGCCGGCGCCGCGTTCCGACCAGGGCTCCCGAACCTCGACCGATCCCGGAACCAGCTCGAGCCGCGACACCATCATCGACCTTTCACCGCCTCCCGGCGATCACCCGTCCGCGCCGCCCGACGACGTGGGCGAGCTGCATCCCTACGACCCGCACCGCGCCGCCAAGAACGTGGAAGTGGGCGAGTACTACTACTCGCAGAAGAATTATCCCGCGGCGCTCAGCCGCTTCCAGGAAGCGTTGGAGTGGAAGGCGAACGACGCGGTCGCGACCTACCGCCTGGCGCAGACGTACGAGAAGCTCGGCCAGAACGATGACGCCGTGAAGAACTACACGGCTTATCTCGGAATTCTGCCGCGTGGGGAGTTCGCCGAAGACGCTCGCAAGTCGCTGGCGCGACTTGGAGCACCCGTTCCGCCCGTGCCGCCGCCCGGCGCGAAAGAGACCGCTGCCGGCCAGCAGAGCCAGGATGGCGACCCCAACAAGAAGAGCATGGGCAAGCGCCTGAAGGAACAGTTCGGCTCCGACTGGTGCGTGCACGTGGCGACTGCGCAGGGCTGCAGCAAAAAGCCGCCCATCAAGAACTGA
- a CDS encoding prepilin peptidase, with amino-acid sequence MDFLFAAAFFLFGLAFGSFLNVCIHRMPRRINAREDREELEERMRREPELAGPLSAEIARLQAAERGLSVAEGRSACPACGAKITAWDNIPVLSWLLLGGRCRHCKAPISPRYWIVELFTALLFLACYLKFGLTFSAAKYCVLSFLLLGLIFTDAEWKLLPDALTLPGLGLGVFFSLFVPVNDLTTRIVSALFSPALLPMASGMPGGHGEMGWRLMSLAQSALSAAVGASFIYGAGMIYLRARGVEGMGMGDVKLMAMVGAFLGVTLTVMTLFLASLLGSLFGLTTILIVWLRRTRRRMRRGREPAALARRRAWRSAQIMYRFYEMPFGVFLGVVALAAAFFGNVIVGWYWEHFR; translated from the coding sequence GTGGATTTCCTCTTCGCCGCCGCCTTCTTCCTGTTCGGGCTGGCGTTTGGCAGCTTCCTGAACGTCTGCATTCATCGCATGCCGCGGCGCATCAACGCCCGCGAAGATCGCGAAGAATTGGAAGAACGCATGCGGCGCGAGCCGGAGCTGGCGGGACCGCTGAGCGCCGAGATCGCGCGGCTGCAAGCCGCCGAGCGCGGCCTGTCGGTGGCCGAAGGGCGCTCGGCGTGTCCGGCGTGCGGCGCAAAGATCACTGCCTGGGACAACATTCCGGTCCTCAGCTGGCTGCTGCTCGGCGGACGCTGCCGTCACTGCAAGGCGCCAATTTCACCGCGCTACTGGATTGTCGAGTTGTTCACCGCGCTGCTCTTCCTCGCCTGCTACCTGAAATTTGGCCTCACGTTTTCGGCGGCGAAGTATTGCGTGCTGAGCTTCCTGCTGCTCGGCCTGATCTTCACCGACGCGGAGTGGAAGCTGCTTCCCGACGCGCTCACCTTGCCCGGGCTCGGGCTGGGAGTGTTCTTCAGCCTCTTCGTGCCGGTGAACGATCTGACCACGCGCATTGTGTCTGCGCTGTTTTCGCCCGCGTTGCTGCCGATGGCCAGCGGCATGCCCGGCGGACACGGCGAGATGGGCTGGCGGCTCATGTCGCTGGCACAGTCGGCGCTGAGCGCGGCCGTGGGCGCATCGTTCATCTACGGCGCGGGCATGATCTACCTGCGGGCGCGCGGCGTGGAAGGCATGGGCATGGGCGACGTGAAGCTCATGGCCATGGTCGGCGCATTTCTCGGCGTCACCCTTACGGTCATGACCCTCTTCCTCGCTTCGCTGCTCGGGTCGCTGTTCGGGCTCACGACGATCCTGATCGTCTGGCTGCGGCGCACGCGCCGCCGCATGCGGCGCGGGCGCGAGCCGGCGGCGCTGGCGCGGCGGCGCGCCTGGCGCTCGGCGCAGATCATGTACCGCTTCTACGAGATGCCGTTCGGTGTTTTTCTTGGCGTCGTGGCGCTCGCGGCGGCATTTTTCGGGAACGTCATCGTGGGATGGTATTGGGAGCACTTTCGGTGA